ACACTGCCGGGATTCCCTCCTCCGTCCCCGCATCGGGTTTCCCCGCTCTGAAAGCGGTGGGAGCCCACCGATGATCTCAAATCTTGCTCATTTTGCCAAAGATCTTACTTCGTAGGGACTACAGCCTCTCTCCCGGGGTGACCAGCGGGACGAAGCGGACGCCGATGAGGGGTTCCCGGATCACGGCGCCGGCGTCGGTCCGGCGGAGCCGGCAGAGATACTGGGCCCCATAGCACCCCCCGAGCGGGATGATCATCCGGCCGCCGGGGGCGAGTTGCTCCACCAGGGCCGGGGGGGGGCCTTCCGCCGCCGCCGTGACGAGGATGGCGTCGAAGGGCGCCCGCTCCGGCCACCCCTGGCGGCCGTCCCCCTCCCGGCAGGAGACGTTGGCGCAGCCCAGGCGCGCGAGCAGGGACGCCGCCGCGCGGGCGTGGTCCGGCAGGCATTCCACGGTGAAGACCTCCGCGGCCACCCGGGAGAGGACGGCGGCCTGGTACCCGGACCCCGTCCCGATTTCCAGAACGCGGTCCGCGGGGCGGATCCGGGCTTCCTCGGTCATGTAGGCCACGATGTAGGGCTGGGAGATGGTCTGGCCGAGGCCGATGGGGAGGGGGTGGTCCGCGTAGGCCTCCCCCTCCGTCCCGGGGGGCACGAAGCACTCCCGGGGGACCGATTCCATGGCCTCCAGGACCCGCTCGTCCCGCACGCCGCGGGCGCGGATCTGCCGCTCCACCATCCGGTGCCGGGCCAGGGCGTAACGGTCCTCCGGCGTCATCTCACCCTCCGGTAGAAAAGGCACTTCAGGTAGCGGGTCTCGGGCATGGGGGCGAGCACGGGGTGGTCGAGGGCCTGGGTGCCCGTGGCGACGAGCTGCAGGCGGAGGCCCTGGTCGGCCGCGGCCTCGTCCACGGCTCGGGCGAGGGCGTCGCCGTCGACGAAGGAGGAGCAGGAGGAGGTGACGAAGAGCCCGCCGGGGGCGACCCGCCGGAGCGCGGCGGCGTTGGCCAGGGCGTAGAGTTCGAGGCCGTCCCGGAGGAAGCGTTTCTTCTTGACGAAGGCCGGGGGGTCGAGCACCACGATGTCGAAGGCCCGGGTCTCCCCCTCGAGGAAGGCCAGCGTGTCCGCCTGGACGAAGGCCGCCCGGTCCGCCCACCCGTTGAGGCGGGCGGAGGCGGCGCCGAGTTCCACCGCGGCGGCGTCGGCATCGACGCAGACGGCGCGGGCGGCCCCGCGGGCCAGGGCGCCGAAGGCCCAGAGACCGCAGTGGCTGAAGAGGTCCAGCACGGTCTCGCCGCCCCGGACGAGGCCGGCCAGGAGCCGCCGGTTCTCCCGGTGGTCGAGAAACAGGCCCGTCTTCCGTCCGCCCAGGCAGTCGACGAGGACGCGGGCCCCGTCGTAGACGGCCTCCACGGGGCCGTCCCACGCGCCCTTGAGCAGGCGCTTTTCCAGGGGGAGGCCCTCCAGGACCCGCAGGCGGTTGGTGTTCTTCAGCAGGATGGTCTCGGGGTGGAGCGCCTCGTCCAGGGCGGCGGCCAGGGCGTCGGTCCAGGGCTCCATCCCCGCCACGCTCTGGGAGAGGACGAGCACGGGCCCGTAGCGGTCCGCCGCCAGCCCCGGCAGGCCGTCGGACTCGCCGTAGACCGCCCGGAAGGTCTCGTCGCCCCGCCGCACGACCTGCCGCCACGCCACGGCCTGCCGGACGCGTTCGCGGATGAGGGCCCCGTCCACGGGTTCGTCGCGCTCGGTCATCACGCGGACGGCCACGTGGGAGGCGCCGTTGGCGAACCCGAGGCCGAGGAACTCCCCCTCGCGGCTCTCCAGTCGGACGACGGAGCCGGCCGGGAGGCCGTCGAACGTCCCCGGCTCGAAGTCGTTGCGCCAGGCCCAGCGGTGGCCCCGCCGGATGCGCCGGTGGTAGTCGTGAAGCATGCGGAGGACTCTCATGTCTGCCCTCGATGGCCTGGAGAGAGGTTGATAGGCTGAAGGCTGTTAGGCTGAAGGTCCGGAAAAACCCATGCCGTTTGAGTGTCCTGAACCCTTTCTACCCAATCCCTCCGGTCTTCAACCTATCTACCTTCAGCCTGTCTACCTTCAGCCTATCTACCTTCAGCCTATCTACCTTCAGCCTATCTACCTTCAGCCTATCTACCTTCAGCCTATCTACCTTCAGCCTGACAGCCTTACCAGATCCCGTTCATCCGCTTCCACATCCGGCCGGCCACCTCGGCGGCCTGGGCGTAGACGGCGGACACGTCCTTCGGGAACCGGCGGTTCTCGTAGACCACGCGGCCGTTGACGATGACGGTGTGCACGTCCCGGGCGCTCATCCCGAAGGCGAAGTGCCCCGCCACGTTGTCGGCGGACAGCGGGGTGGGCGGCGCGTAGTCGGTGACGGTGAGGTCCGCGGCGAAGCCCGGGGCCACGCAGCCGAAACGGCACCCGAAGTAGCGCTCCAGGATCACGTTGCCGTTCTGGAGGAAGCGGAGGAAGTCCCCGGGCCACAACCCGGCCCCGGCGTCGCGGTTCTTGAAGAAGGCGGCCTGGGTCTCGGCGTACATGTCGGACCCGATCCCGTCGGTCCCCAGGGCGACGTTGCGGATGTCCCCCAAGCCCCGCCGGTAGCCCACGTGGTTGTTCATGTTGGACCGGGCGTTGTGGAGCAGGAACCCGTCGTACTCGCCCAGGATCTCCAGGTCTTCGTCCGACAGGAAGACCCCGTGGACGACGAGGGCCTTGTCGTTGAGCAGCCGGGCGTCGCGAAGCCGGGCGAGGGGGCTGGACTGGCTCACGTGGCGTGAGAAGGCCGGGTCGTAGGCGTCCTCCGCCACGTGCACGTGGACGCCGCGGCCGGACTCGGCCACCACCTCCGCCATCAGCCCCAGGGCGCGGTCGTTGAGGGTGAAGGGGGCGTGGCCGCCCACCGCGCCCTCCACGAGGTGGGTCTGGGGGGTCTCACGGTCGGCGGCGAGGGAGCGGAGGAAGTCCGCGTTCTCCCGCACCCCCTCTTCCATGCCCGCTTCGCCGTTGCGGTCGGTGACCTCGTAGGAGAGGACCCCCCGCAGGCCGGTCTCGGCGAAGGCGCGCTTGAGCGTGGAAAGGGAGCCCGTGATGAAGGCGGGCGACGCGTGGTGGTCCACCACGGCGGTGACCCCGGCCTTGACGGCTTCGAGAGCGCCGACGAGGCCGCTGTACCAGACCGACTCCTCGTCCAGGGCCCGGTCGAGACGCCACCACAGGTTCTGGAGCTGGTGGACGAAGTTGTCGGCAGGGGGGATGTCCGCCAGGATCCCCCGCGCCAGGGCCGAGTAGAAGTGGTTGTGAGAGCAGACGATGCCCGGGCTGACGAACATCCCGGACAGGTCCATGATCCGGCCCTCGGGGTACTTCGCGGCGATCCCGGGCCCGACCTCCCGGATCCGGCACCCCTCGACGGCGATGTCGACCCCCGGCCGGACTTCGGCCGGGTGGAACTGAAGGATCGTGGCGTTCTTGAGGATCAGCATGTTGGCCTCCCGATGGTATTAGGCTGTAGGCTATAGGCTGTAGGCTGTAGGCTGTAGGCTGTAAGGTCCGGAGGAAATGTCGTCGGGGTCGGTATCGGTATCGGAATCGCAATCGGAATCGCAATCGCAATCGGTTTCGGTATAGCAATCGTTGCCGCAATCGATGCCGCCGACTCTGCCGCTCTCCTTCCCGACCGCACGCTCACCGGACGTTCCTCCCTGCACGGGTGCATGGCGCCCAACCTCGAACCCCGGACAATCATGAACCACGAAATACACGAAATCCACGAAAATCAAGCCAAGGAACGGACAGGATGAACCACCTGCCCATCTCGCGGCGCTCCGTCCGCCCCGGGGAAACGCCGCCGCGTTTCCTGGACGACCCCGCCCCGGAGGGGCGGGGGGAAAGCGCCGGGCCCCGATCGCGGCAAGGTTACGCGAACATGGGGAAACGCCGCGATACGCCTTGCGGCTTCCCGGTTGGTGCGCGCAAGCTGAAGCTTGCGCCACTGGCAACGGTCGTCAGTCCAGCTCATTTTTCAAAGATCCTGTTTCACGGGGGATTGTGCCGAGTCCCATCGGTTGCGATCGCGGTTGCGACTGCGATTGCGATGCCGATCGCGATACCGATTGCGATACCGATTGCGATACCGATTGCGATTGCGATACCGATACCGATACCGATACCGACGACAATTCCTCCGGACCTACAGCCTACAGCCTAATCCCCTACAGCCTATGAAACAACAGATGCGGGAACTCCGCGCGGATTTTCCGGACCAGGGACAGGGCCATGCGCATGGCCGGTTCGGGCGCCGGGGTCTCGTGGTGCACCGATTCCGCCCCGATGTCCAGGGGCCGCTCGAAGACTTCGCCGTTCAGGCGGATCCACGCCACCTGGGCGCCGGGCTCCCCCACGACGATGAAACCCTTGTTCCGGCTGGCCTTGAACTCGTCGAGGGAGCCGAACACGGTGAACTTGCCGAGATAAGGCTTGCCGTCCCAGGGGCAGAAGGTGGCACAGTTGCCGCACTCGTTGCAGAAGTCGTCCAGGTGAAGGATCTGGTGGGCGTTGGCGAAGTGCTCCCCGTCCCCCGAGACGTCGAGGGCGACGTTGGCCCGGTTGGGGCAGACCTCCACGCACTTGTCGCAGACGGTGGCGCACTGCAGGCAGCGCTCGGCCTCGGCCCGGACCGCGGCGGTGTCGGCAAGGGCCCCGGGCGCCGCGTCCTGCAGCCGTCCCCGCCGGCAGGTGATGCTCAGCGCGGAGTCCTCGGGGACGGTTTTCGGGAAGGGGGAAAGGGCGCACCCCTCCCGGCCCAGGATCACCTCCGCCGCGGTCCGGCCGTCGGCGATGGACTCCACCACGGTGGACGGCCCGCGCCAGGCGTCGCCGCCGATGAAGACGCCGGGGACGGTGGTTTCCAGGGTCGCCGGGTCCGCCTTCACCCAGCCCCGCTCGTCCAGCTCGAGGCCGCAGTGTCGGAGAAAGTCGGTGTCCACCTTCTCGCCGATGGCGGCGATGACCGTGTCCGCCGGGAGGGTCTCGAAGCGGCCGGGGACCGGCACGGGGACGGGCCTCCCGTCGCGGCCCGGCTCGCCCAGGGCCATCGCCTGGCACTTCAGCTGCCCGTCCGCCGAGAGGCTGACGGGCACGAGCAGCTCGCGGAAGACCACGCCGTCGGCAAGGGCGTTGTCGAACTCCTCCCGGTCGGCGGGCATCTGGGCCTCGGTCCGGCGGTAGACGATGGTCACCCGTTCCACCCCGGGGACCCGGAGGGCGGCCCGGGCGCCGTCCATGGCGGAGTTTCCGCCGCCCACCACGACGACGGACCTGCCGAGGGCGACCGCGGACGCATCCCGGTTGAATGCCAGGAGGAACTCCACGGCGTCGTGGACCTTCGCCGGGTCGCCGTCCAGCGGCAAGGGGTTCGACGTCCCGGCGCCGATGGCGAGGTAGACGTAGGTGAAGCCCCGGGCCCGCAGGCTTTCCACCGTGAGGTTCTCGGGCGTCTCCTGGGCGAAGTCCACGCCGAAGCGGCGGACGTGTTCGATGTCCTTGGCGATGGCTTCCGGGGCGATCCGGAACCGGGGGATGACGTGGCGCACCGTGCCGCCGGCCTCCGCCCGGCGGTCGAAGACGGTGACCCGCAGACCGCCCCGGGCGAGGAAACAGGCCGCGGCCAGGCCGGAGGGGCCGGCGCCCACCACGGCGACGCGGACGTCCTTCTGCGGGGGGACGGGGGCCTTCTGCACCGACGGGCCGCCGTTCACCGCGGCCGCGAGCTTGAGGTCGCGAATCCGGACCGGCGCCTCGTAGTCGTTCCGGGTGCACGCGGCCATGCACTGGTGGTCACAGAGGGTCCCGGTGATGTGGGGGAGGGGGTTCCGGGAGGCGACCAGTTCCAGCGCCTCGGCGAAAAGCCCCCGGGACAGCAGCCGGGCGTACTCGGGGACGTCCTGGCGGATGGGGCAGTTGGTGACGCAGGGGGCCATGGCACAGTCGAAGAGGGGCAGGGGGTCCCGCTTCTTCATCCCGGCCCGGGCCGACACCCGTTCCCCTTCCCGGGAAGGCCGGACGGCCTGGCGGGCCAGGTCCTCGAGCCGGGCCACGTCGATGCGGTCCCTCTGCCACACTTCTTCGGGGGCGGCGTCGAGACGCTCCGCCATCTGAGCCATCCGGAGGTAACCGCCGGGTTTGAGCAGGTCGGTGGCAACCGTGACCGGCCGGACCCCGCAGGCAAAGAGGTCGGCGAGGTTGAAGGCGTCCGCCCCGCCCGAGTAGGAGATGGGCAGCCGGCCGTCGAACTCCGCGGCCAGGCGCGCGGCCAGGGTGAGGGTCAGGGGGTGGAGGGCGCGCCCGGACATGTACATCTCGTCACCCGGGAGGGCCCCCTTGGCGTTCACCACCGCCAGGGTGTTGGAGAGCTTGATCCCGAAGCGGCGGCCCTGGTCCGCGGCGAACGCGACGAGCCGCCGGAGCATGGCGACGGCGTCGGGGTACTGGAGGTCGTGGGTGAAGGAGTGCTCCCGGAGCCCGATGTGACGGTAACCGCGGTCGCGAAGGGTCTTCAGGACGAAGTCGTGCCCGAGCAGCGTGGGGTTGAGCTTCACGTAGGCGTCGAGCTTTTTCTCGGACAGGAGGTAGCGGCAGATGGCCTCGATGTCGGCCGGCGGGCACCCGTGCATGGTGGACAGGGCCACCGAGCCGCAGACGGCGGGCGGGACCGCCTCGATCCCCTCCAGGGCGCCGCGGTTGAGGCCGTTGCGCTCCAGCATCCGGTCGAACTCGCCCTGGTTGGCCCCGGTGACGACCCGGTCCACGCAGGACCGGAACACCGGGTGGCGGGAGGCGTCCTTGAGGCCCTCGATGAAGGCGTCAATCTTGGGGGACATGATTCCCTCGAGGGTGTACCCCACGCTCATGTTGAAGACGAAGCCCGGTTTCATTTCCTGCTGGAAGAGCACTTTCTGGAGCAGGTGGGTCATGACCCAGGCCTTGAGGTACTCTTCCAGGGCCTGCTCCACCGTCAACTCCGTGGACCACTCGGTGTTGTAGCCCTCCCCCTCCGCGTCGATGCAGGGCTTGGGGATCTCGAGGGTGTCCATGATCTGGACGGTCTTGAGTTCCATGAAACGCCCGCCGGCGAGGAAGGCGGCCAGCAGGTTGGGGGCCAGCTGGGTGTGCGGGCCGGCGGCAGGCCCCAGGGGCATGGCGCAGGGACGGCCGAAGAGGTCGAGGGACGGGTAGCCCTGCTTGCGGTAGAAGCGGGTCTCCGGGATGCCGAAAATGGAGGCCGCCCGCTCGTACTCGGTGCGGACCCAGTTCAAAAGCGTTTCAAAGGGAAGGGGGTGCATCTTGTCGCCCATGGCTGCTCCTCTCGGGGTGGATCGGGTTTGACATCCCCGCAAAAAGTACCATCGCCCTCCGGGCGATGGCTCAAACAAACGATTTACAGGCACTTTCCCGTTCGTTTTCCGACTGTTTTCGAACCCAACAGGTTTCGTTCGCGGCGAAAACCGGATTCTATCACAGGGCGCCCTCCGGCACAACCCCAACCCGAAGTGCCCGGGCCGCGGCCGGGACCCGGTCGGCGGGCTTCACCGGCGGTCACTTCGAATCCGCTTGACATCCGCGCCGGATTGGGGCAATTGGGTGAGGAGCCGACACCCCGGCCCAGGAGTTCCCGTGATCCCGTTGCGCGACACCATCCGGTCCCGGACCTTCCCCGTGGTCAACACCGCCCTGATCGCCGCCAACGTCCTGGTCTTCCTCTGGCAGCTCGCCAACACCCACCGCCTGAACGAGATCTTCGTCCTGTACGGGATCGTGCCCCTGCGCTACGCAGACCCGTCCGTCGCCGCCCACTTCACCCTCTGGGAGCAGGCCTTCCCCTTCCTCTCCTCCATGTTCCTCCACGGCGGGTGGTTCCACCTCCTCGGGAACCTTTGGTTTCTCTACATTTTCGGCGACAACGTGGAGGAGCGCCTCGGCCACCTCCGCTACCTGGCCTTCTACCTGCTCTGCGGGTTCTCCGCCGGGGCCGTCCACCTCTTCACCAGCTGGGGTTCGCCCATCCCCACCCTCGGCGCCAGCGGGGCGGTGTCGGGCGTCATGGGGGCCTACCTGATCTTCTTCCCCGCCGCGAGGGTGTTGACCGTCGTCCCCATCTTCCTCCTCTTCCCCGTCTTCGAGGTCCCCGCCCCCTTCTTCCTGGTCTACTGGCTGGGAATCCAGCTGGTCTCGGGGCTGTTCACCTCCGCCGAGGCGGGGGGGACCGCCTGGTGGGCCCACGTGGGCGGGTTCGGTGCGGGGCTGCTCTTCGGCAAGCTGCTGGACGTCCTGCCCCGGGTCGGCCTGGACCGGCGCCTGGACCGGCGGACCGTGCGGCAGGCCCCCCCGAGGCTCCAGCCCCTGGGGACCCCGCCGCCCGGGCCCGGAGACGGCGCCGGGGAGGCCGTCCTGTGGCTGACGCGGCGCGAGGCCGACCTCGGGGCGCGGAAGTGGGTCATCCTTCCCGTGGGACAGGGGCGCCGCGCCTTCTGGGTGGCCACCCCGGCCGGGGTCCGGGACGGCGAGGAGATCCGCCTTCACGGCCGCACCCTCCCCCCGGAG
This window of the Acidobacteriota bacterium genome carries:
- a CDS encoding class I SAM-dependent rRNA methyltransferase; translation: MRVLRMLHDYHRRIRRGHRWAWRNDFEPGTFDGLPAGSVVRLESREGEFLGLGFANGASHVAVRVMTERDEPVDGALIRERVRQAVAWRQVVRRGDETFRAVYGESDGLPGLAADRYGPVLVLSQSVAGMEPWTDALAAALDEALHPETILLKNTNRLRVLEGLPLEKRLLKGAWDGPVEAVYDGARVLVDCLGGRKTGLFLDHRENRRLLAGLVRGGETVLDLFSHCGLWAFGALARGAARAVCVDADAAAVELGAASARLNGWADRAAFVQADTLAFLEGETRAFDIVVLDPPAFVKKKRFLRDGLELYALANAAALRRVAPGGLFVTSSCSSFVDGDALARAVDEAAADQGLRLQLVATGTQALDHPVLAPMPETRYLKCLFYRRVR
- the ygfK gene encoding putative selenate reductase subunit YgfK gives rise to the protein MGDKMHPLPFETLLNWVRTEYERAASIFGIPETRFYRKQGYPSLDLFGRPCAMPLGPAAGPHTQLAPNLLAAFLAGGRFMELKTVQIMDTLEIPKPCIDAEGEGYNTEWSTELTVEQALEEYLKAWVMTHLLQKVLFQQEMKPGFVFNMSVGYTLEGIMSPKIDAFIEGLKDASRHPVFRSCVDRVVTGANQGEFDRMLERNGLNRGALEGIEAVPPAVCGSVALSTMHGCPPADIEAICRYLLSEKKLDAYVKLNPTLLGHDFVLKTLRDRGYRHIGLREHSFTHDLQYPDAVAMLRRLVAFAADQGRRFGIKLSNTLAVVNAKGALPGDEMYMSGRALHPLTLTLAARLAAEFDGRLPISYSGGADAFNLADLFACGVRPVTVATDLLKPGGYLRMAQMAERLDAAPEEVWQRDRIDVARLEDLARQAVRPSREGERVSARAGMKKRDPLPLFDCAMAPCVTNCPIRQDVPEYARLLSRGLFAEALELVASRNPLPHITGTLCDHQCMAACTRNDYEAPVRIRDLKLAAAVNGGPSVQKAPVPPQKDVRVAVVGAGPSGLAAACFLARGGLRVTVFDRRAEAGGTVRHVIPRFRIAPEAIAKDIEHVRRFGVDFAQETPENLTVESLRARGFTYVYLAIGAGTSNPLPLDGDPAKVHDAVEFLLAFNRDASAVALGRSVVVVGGGNSAMDGARAALRVPGVERVTIVYRRTEAQMPADREEFDNALADGVVFRELLVPVSLSADGQLKCQAMALGEPGRDGRPVPVPVPGRFETLPADTVIAAIGEKVDTDFLRHCGLELDERGWVKADPATLETTVPGVFIGGDAWRGPSTVVESIADGRTAAEVILGREGCALSPFPKTVPEDSALSITCRRGRLQDAAPGALADTAAVRAEAERCLQCATVCDKCVEVCPNRANVALDVSGDGEHFANAHQILHLDDFCNECGNCATFCPWDGKPYLGKFTVFGSLDEFKASRNKGFIVVGEPGAQVAWIRLNGEVFERPLDIGAESVHHETPAPEPAMRMALSLVRKIRAEFPHLLFHRL
- a CDS encoding protein-L-isoaspartate(D-aspartate) O-methyltransferase, whose translation is MTPEDRYALARHRMVERQIRARGVRDERVLEAMESVPRECFVPPGTEGEAYADHPLPIGLGQTISQPYIVAYMTEEARIRPADRVLEIGTGSGYQAAVLSRVAAEVFTVECLPDHARAAASLLARLGCANVSCREGDGRQGWPERAPFDAILVTAAAEGPPPALVEQLAPGGRMIIPLGGCYGAQYLCRLRRTDAGAVIREPLIGVRFVPLVTPGERL
- the ssnA gene encoding putative aminohydrolase SsnA: MLILKNATILQFHPAEVRPGVDIAVEGCRIREVGPGIAAKYPEGRIMDLSGMFVSPGIVCSHNHFYSALARGILADIPPADNFVHQLQNLWWRLDRALDEESVWYSGLVGALEAVKAGVTAVVDHHASPAFITGSLSTLKRAFAETGLRGVLSYEVTDRNGEAGMEEGVRENADFLRSLAADRETPQTHLVEGAVGGHAPFTLNDRALGLMAEVVAESGRGVHVHVAEDAYDPAFSRHVSQSSPLARLRDARLLNDKALVVHGVFLSDEDLEILGEYDGFLLHNARSNMNNHVGYRRGLGDIRNVALGTDGIGSDMYAETQAAFFKNRDAGAGLWPGDFLRFLQNGNVILERYFGCRFGCVAPGFAADLTVTDYAPPTPLSADNVAGHFAFGMSARDVHTVIVNGRVVYENRRFPKDVSAVYAQAAEVAGRMWKRMNGIW
- a CDS encoding rhomboid family intramembrane serine protease; translated protein: MIPLRDTIRSRTFPVVNTALIAANVLVFLWQLANTHRLNEIFVLYGIVPLRYADPSVAAHFTLWEQAFPFLSSMFLHGGWFHLLGNLWFLYIFGDNVEERLGHLRYLAFYLLCGFSAGAVHLFTSWGSPIPTLGASGAVSGVMGAYLIFFPAARVLTVVPIFLLFPVFEVPAPFFLVYWLGIQLVSGLFTSAEAGGTAWWAHVGGFGAGLLFGKLLDVLPRVGLDRRLDRRTVRQAPPRLQPLGTPPPGPGDGAGEAVLWLTRREADLGARKWVILPVGQGRRAFWVATPAGVRDGEEIRLHGRTLPPEYASEGFPVRVRVTG